From a single Betaproteobacteria bacterium genomic region:
- a CDS encoding nitronate monooxygenase, giving the protein MDEAEFVRIHQTSTVTAPSARPYGRKNMSGPLHTPLCDKLGIEYPVVAFTHCKDVAVAVINAGGFAVLGEALHTPDQIAADIKWIRERINGKPFGIDLVLPSSVPEDKTVDDLLAMIPPAHREYERKIKENTTCPIQRSCPISTTGAGLTRSARWTRWK; this is encoded by the coding sequence TTGGACGAGGCCGAATTCGTCCGCATCCATCAGACTTCAACCGTCACCGCGCCGTCGGCGCGCCCGTACGGAAGGAAAAACATGAGCGGTCCCTTGCATACCCCACTCTGCGACAAGTTGGGGATCGAATACCCTGTCGTCGCCTTTACACATTGCAAAGACGTTGCCGTGGCGGTCATCAACGCCGGCGGTTTTGCCGTCTTGGGCGAGGCGCTGCATACGCCCGACCAGATCGCCGCTGACATCAAGTGGATACGCGAGCGTATCAACGGCAAGCCTTTCGGCATTGACCTGGTGCTGCCCTCCTCGGTACCTGAAGACAAGACCGTAGACGATTTGCTGGCGATGATTCCGCCGGCCCACCGCGAGTATGAAAGGAAAATCAAGGAAAATACAACGTGCCCGATCCAAAGATCGTGCCCGATATCCACCACTGGGGCGGGCTTGACCAGAAGCGCGCGATGGACCAGATGGAAGTAA
- a CDS encoding IS4 family transposase yields MKDSKVERARQKAMMFGRQFLQGDAGVFDQALGADAMAAAISTQAPGCRERIYGPLDTLRLFVGQVLSADRACQDVVGRRLSERIAQGQSESALTTGSYCDARQRLPLAMPIALGNALGAQLELRAPAHWRWQGRSIKLFDGTIVSMPDTPSNQTAYPQSREQKPGLGFPIARIGALIGLASGAMLGYQVVACEGKGVGEQTLLGNLLDHLNAGDVLLADALLATWWIIEGAIRRRADVVMAQHGKRITDFTRGRRLGENDHIVQWPRPPKPKAMSAAAYAHYPAFITMREVEVNGRILVTTLLDPKIVSPGALASLYKMRWNIEVDFRTIKATLEMDVLRCKSQPMVEKEIAVYFLAYNLVRWAMAKAALLADILPRVLSFTGAKRLLSAFADQLRRTSGDGIRNLIATVLRLIATLRLPHRPDRIEPRAKKRRPKNLPLLNVPRQVARDLILAQRTLNRVP; encoded by the coding sequence ATGAAGGATAGCAAAGTTGAGCGAGCCAGGCAGAAGGCGATGATGTTCGGCAGGCAGTTTCTTCAGGGCGATGCCGGTGTTTTCGATCAAGCGCTGGGTGCCGATGCCATGGCGGCGGCGATAAGCACGCAGGCGCCGGGCTGTCGCGAGCGCATTTACGGCCCGCTGGATACGCTACGCCTGTTCGTCGGGCAGGTTCTGTCCGCGGACCGCGCGTGCCAGGATGTGGTGGGTCGGCGGCTATCGGAGCGTATTGCCCAGGGCCAATCAGAAAGCGCCCTCACTACCGGCTCCTATTGCGATGCCCGGCAGCGATTGCCGCTCGCGATGCCGATCGCGCTTGGCAACGCACTCGGCGCGCAACTGGAGTTGCGGGCGCCCGCGCATTGGCGCTGGCAGGGACGATCGATCAAATTATTCGACGGCACCATCGTGTCGATGCCCGACACGCCGAGCAATCAGACGGCCTATCCGCAAAGCCGCGAACAGAAGCCGGGGCTGGGGTTTCCCATTGCCCGTATTGGCGCGCTCATCGGCTTGGCCAGTGGCGCAATGCTGGGCTATCAAGTCGTGGCCTGCGAAGGCAAGGGAGTCGGCGAACAAACCCTGCTGGGAAACTTGCTTGACCATCTCAATGCCGGTGATGTCTTGCTGGCCGATGCGCTACTGGCGACGTGGTGGATCATTGAGGGCGCGATTCGCCGGCGCGCCGATGTGGTGATGGCCCAGCATGGAAAACGCATTACCGACTTCACGCGTGGCCGACGACTCGGCGAGAACGACCACATCGTGCAATGGCCACGACCGCCCAAACCAAAAGCGATGAGTGCGGCAGCATACGCACACTACCCGGCGTTCATCACGATGCGCGAGGTCGAGGTAAATGGGCGCATTCTGGTCACGACCTTGCTTGATCCGAAGATTGTCTCGCCCGGCGCACTTGCTTCACTCTACAAGATGCGTTGGAATATCGAGGTCGACTTCCGCACCATCAAGGCCACGCTGGAGATGGATGTACTGCGCTGCAAATCGCAGCCGATGGTGGAGAAGGAGATTGCGGTGTATTTCCTCGCCTACAACCTGGTGCGCTGGGCGATGGCGAAGGCGGCATTGCTGGCGGATATCTTGCCTCGGGTGCTGAGCTTTACCGGTGCGAAGCGTCTGCTGAGTGCCTTCGCCGATCAACTGCGCCGCACATCGGGTGATGGCATTCGCAACCTGATCGCGACCGTGCTACGCCTTATTGCCACGCTGCGATTGCCGCATCGACCCGACCGGATCGAGCCTCGCGCGAAGAAACGACGACCCAAGAACCTTCCGCTGCTAAATGTGCCACGTCAGGTTGCGCGTGACCTGATTCTTGCGCAGAGAACGCTTAACCGAGTGCCATGA
- a CDS encoding MFS transporter: MEPRSPWQTYLVLLFGTFVTIEAAAFQAPAIPSVARHYGIPINLSALILLFYFLALTVFAPIMGRLADRVGRKRILTWGLFLFSMAEFLAASGPGFPVFLAARFLQGFGVACILPGVMAYVNDLFPAQKRGAALGILTLAMTLGAASGGLLGGLLIDSFGWPSVYWISGALAIVGLVPLAALVPEIRSSKLHGPFDLTGAVWLFITIGALLSLPTWAGNFGIRSSYTFTVLGVGILGLVMLTRIGYRAAAPVVDLSILKQRAFALPTAIYWLHLLSFSGVLYSLAFFINGRPGGSASQFGFVSLFLYGSCMISAPIAGRLVDRINPRRVSIFALTGTLIALVLFTTIRVDTPLWFIVLTVSALGLMMGGNTPAIMKLALGAVPQEKMGAGTGLFSMLRDLGSPTGSSFALAVFGTSLAIHTERALTEQARALGVGDELLGTLGTLLASKGQAVTPALARQLQAHGMDAKELLRLAGLDGLSAALPSVGYLLIGMVGIAWFLSFLLPRSSAASIGSQEGSNPGNAACRGNSDDRKEKPGL, translated from the coding sequence ATGGAACCCCGCTCCCCCTGGCAGACTTATCTTGTTCTGCTCTTTGGCACCTTCGTGACCATCGAGGCGGCCGCATTTCAGGCCCCGGCGATACCGAGTGTTGCGCGCCACTATGGCATTCCGATCAATCTTTCGGCCCTGATTCTGCTGTTCTATTTTCTTGCACTTACCGTGTTCGCTCCTATCATGGGCCGTCTCGCCGACCGGGTGGGGCGCAAGCGCATTCTAACGTGGGGCCTGTTCCTGTTTTCGATGGCCGAGTTCCTTGCGGCGAGCGGCCCCGGTTTTCCTGTGTTCCTCGCTGCGCGCTTTCTTCAGGGCTTTGGTGTGGCCTGCATCCTGCCGGGGGTCATGGCCTACGTGAACGACCTTTTCCCTGCCCAGAAACGGGGTGCCGCCCTGGGTATCCTGACCTTGGCCATGACTCTCGGAGCAGCGTCTGGCGGCCTGCTCGGCGGCTTGTTGATAGACAGTTTCGGCTGGCCCAGCGTCTATTGGATCAGTGGAGCCTTGGCGATCGTGGGGTTGGTGCCCCTTGCCGCACTTGTCCCGGAAATCCGATCGAGCAAGTTGCACGGACCGTTCGATCTGACTGGCGCCGTCTGGCTGTTCATCACGATCGGCGCCCTCTTGTCGCTTCCCACTTGGGCGGGCAATTTCGGAATTCGCTCGTCCTACACATTTACCGTCTTGGGCGTTGGCATTCTTGGTCTGGTCATGTTGACTCGAATCGGATATCGTGCCGCCGCGCCGGTGGTCGACCTGAGCATTCTGAAACAGCGGGCATTCGCGCTTCCGACCGCCATCTATTGGCTGCACCTGCTGTCGTTTTCAGGTGTTCTCTATTCGCTTGCCTTTTTCATCAACGGCAGGCCGGGCGGCAGCGCGTCGCAGTTCGGTTTCGTCAGCCTTTTTCTGTACGGGAGTTGCATGATCAGCGCACCAATTGCGGGGCGTCTGGTGGATCGCATCAACCCGCGTCGGGTGAGCATTTTCGCTCTTACGGGAACGCTGATCGCCCTAGTATTGTTCACTACCATCCGGGTCGATACGCCGCTATGGTTCATCGTGCTAACGGTCAGCGCGCTTGGATTGATGATGGGCGGCAATACGCCGGCGATCATGAAGCTTGCCCTCGGCGCCGTGCCGCAGGAAAAAATGGGGGCCGGTACCGGCTTGTTCAGTATGCTGCGCGACCTCGGTAGTCCGACCGGTTCGTCGTTCGCGCTTGCGGTTTTCGGAACTTCCCTGGCGATTCATACTGAGCGGGCGCTAACGGAGCAGGCCCGTGCGCTGGGAGTCGGCGACGAGTTGTTGGGGACTCTTGGTACGTTGCTTGCCAGCAAGGGGCAGGCGGTGACGCCAGCCCTAGCCAGACAGTTGCAGGCACACGGCATGGATGCAAAGGAACTGCTTAGGCTGGCAGGCCTGGACGGGCTATCGGCGGCACTGCCCAGCGTAGGTTACCTGCTGATCGGCATGGTCGGCATCGCCTGGTTCTTGAGCTTTCTCTTGCCCAGGTCGTCCGCCGCGAGCATAGGGAGCCAAGAAGGATCTAATCCGGGAAATGCAGCTTGCAGAGGAAACTCCGACGATCGAAAGGAGAAGCCGGGGCTCTAG
- a CDS encoding GTP cyclohydrolase I FolE2, with protein sequence MNCRDSAAAIEESFIADVQNTADSRQLPINRVGIKDIRHPFKVLDKNGGVRHTVASFSMYVGLPHNFKGTHMSRFVEILNLHTGEISVESFEDMLRDMVTRLEAETGYLEMSFPYFINKAAPVTSVKSLMDYKVTFIGEIIEGGRYRQTIKVVVPVTSLCPCSKKISERGAHNQRSHVTITATTNQLVWIEDIVRMAETEASCELYGLLKRSDEKYVTESAYDNPKFVEDLVRDVAGALNADARIDAYVVENENFESIHNHSAYALIKRNKTHG encoded by the coding sequence ATGAATTGCAGGGATTCCGCAGCAGCGATCGAAGAATCATTCATTGCAGACGTTCAAAACACCGCGGATTCGCGGCAGTTGCCGATCAACAGGGTCGGCATCAAGGACATCCGTCATCCGTTCAAGGTGCTGGACAAGAACGGAGGAGTGCGCCACACGGTCGCCTCCTTCAGCATGTATGTCGGACTGCCCCACAATTTCAAGGGCACTCACATGTCGCGCTTCGTCGAAATCCTCAATTTGCATACGGGTGAGATCTCGGTCGAGAGCTTCGAGGACATGTTGCGCGACATGGTGACCCGGCTCGAGGCCGAAACTGGTTATCTCGAAATGAGTTTCCCATATTTCATCAACAAGGCTGCGCCGGTCACCAGCGTCAAGAGCTTGATGGATTACAAGGTCACCTTTATCGGCGAGATTATCGAAGGGGGCCGCTATCGGCAAACCATCAAGGTGGTGGTACCGGTCACCAGTTTGTGTCCATGTTCGAAGAAGATCTCCGAACGTGGCGCACACAACCAGCGCTCGCATGTTACGATCACTGCCACTACGAATCAATTGGTGTGGATCGAGGATATCGTTCGCATGGCGGAGACTGAGGCCTCCTGCGAACTTTACGGGCTACTGAAGCGCTCTGACGAAAAATACGTTACCGAGAGCGCCTATGACAATCCGAAATTCGTCGAGGACTTGGTGCGCGATGTGGCCGGCGCGCTCAACGCCGACGCCCGCATCGACGCCTATGTGGTCGAGAACGAAAACTTCGAGTCCATCCACAACCATTCGGCCTACGCCCTGATCAAGCGCAACAAGACGCACGGTTAA
- a CDS encoding nitronate monooxygenase yields MSSLPRGFDAAGHTGNIGTFSIVPQVVDAARGTGVCVIAAGGVTTGRHLAAALALGADGVWTGSLWLTSRESDVNLPLKERLIESRNRGRCLLQLHLRLHHANHSLPLARRLERQRGAGSPEAAAADDSLL; encoded by the coding sequence ATGTCATCATTGCCCAGGGGTTTCGACGCGGCCGGCCATACCGGCAACATCGGTACATTCTCCATCGTGCCGCAGGTGGTAGACGCGGCACGCGGCACTGGCGTCTGTGTGATCGCGGCAGGCGGCGTCACGACCGGCCGTCATCTGGCTGCAGCGTTGGCGCTAGGCGCCGACGGCGTATGGACCGGCTCGCTCTGGCTAACCTCGCGCGAGTCGGACGTCAATCTGCCGCTCAAGGAGCGCCTGATCGAAAGCCGAAACCGAGGACGCTGTCTTCTCCAACTGCATCTCCGGCTACACCATGCGAACCACTCGCTGCCCTTGGCACGACGCCTGGAACGACAAAGAGGCGCCGGAAGTCCTGAAGCCGCCGCTGCAGATGATTCTCTCCTCTAA
- a CDS encoding SDR family NAD(P)-dependent oxidoreductase produces the protein MTTGETVCRGTRIYQLNLEGKVALAIGGSRYLGQVIVKKLVRVGADLAIVSRKLDNCEAVTDEIRAQGRRALAIAVNAVRRKCWMPCSWRPTSTSVGSTS, from the coding sequence ATCACCACGGGAGAAACAGTTTGTAGAGGAACTCGCATATATCAACTGAATCTAGAAGGCAAGGTCGCGCTGGCCATCGGGGGTAGCCGCTACCTTGGACAGGTCATCGTAAAGAAATTGGTGCGGGTAGGGGCCGACCTGGCCATTGTCAGCCGCAAACTGGATAACTGTGAAGCCGTGACCGACGAGATTCGCGCCCAAGGCCGTCGGGCTTTGGCCATCGCAGTTAACGCAGTTCGACGAAAATGCTGGATGCCCTGCTCATGGCGACCTACGAGCACTTCGGTCGGCTCGACATCGTGA
- a CDS encoding LLM class flavin-dependent oxidoreductase, which yields MGAQEHNFHKNLMARMGYEAEAHRIQELFLGGRREEAVMAVPDAFADEITLSGPKARMRERIQVWRDSSVTTMLVMGGGEAQMLRDVAELLL from the coding sequence ATGGGCGCGCAGGAACACAACTTTCACAAGAACCTGATGGCCCGAATGGGTTACGAAGCCGAGGCCCATCGTATCCAGGAACTTTTCCTCGGCGGACGTCGCGAGGAGGCAGTGATGGCGGTGCCCGACGCGTTTGCCGACGAAATAACTCTGTCGGGACCCAAGGCGCGGATGAGGGAGCGGATCCAGGTTTGGCGCGATTCCTCGGTAACGACAATGCTAGTCATGGGCGGCGGTGAAGCGCAGATGTTGCGCGACGTTGCGGAACTCTTGCTTTGA
- a CDS encoding CoA transferase: MNGRALPLKGIRVVNFGWVWAGPMVGQTLGFLGAEVLKVESSARIDMTRNLPPFAEGKQGPNRSLSNNACWAGNGSVSLNLKQPDAIELALQLIATADVVVENFGPGVMERMGLGYQVLSKVKEDIILFSMPAAGLTGPLKNVRTYGLSLSSITGLDSLVGYKGGDPMPVENAFADPYAGILGAFAILVALHHRRNGGIGQHVDFSQQEAVMQMVGPSYMDYVLNGRSGGTKSNEHPLAACAPHGVFPCAGDDRWISIAVVTQEEWMGLVTAMGAPDWALAAEFANVAARLVNIDDLHSRIGAWTTGFDDRVLATRLQEHGVAAAPVLNVADLLADPHYRARQTYIEVIHPLGYKETIYGAYVKTSRSKPDVRPGPMIGEDNEKVFRKILGLSEARYNDLVERQVIY, from the coding sequence ATGAACGGCAGGGCGCTGCCTCTAAAAGGCATCCGCGTGGTGAACTTTGGCTGGGTCTGGGCCGGGCCCATGGTCGGGCAAACCCTGGGTTTTCTCGGCGCTGAGGTGCTCAAGGTCGAGTCGAGCGCACGCATTGATATGACGCGCAATCTGCCGCCCTTCGCCGAAGGCAAGCAGGGTCCTAATCGCAGCTTGTCAAATAACGCATGCTGGGCTGGCAACGGTTCGGTCTCACTCAACCTGAAACAGCCCGATGCGATAGAACTGGCGTTGCAACTGATCGCCACCGCTGACGTTGTGGTGGAAAATTTTGGTCCGGGGGTCATGGAGCGAATGGGGCTCGGCTACCAGGTATTGAGCAAGGTCAAGGAGGACATCATCCTGTTCTCCATGCCTGCGGCGGGTCTGACGGGTCCTTTAAAGAATGTGCGCACCTACGGCCTAAGTCTCAGTTCAATTACCGGTCTGGATAGTCTGGTCGGATACAAGGGCGGCGATCCAATGCCAGTGGAAAACGCCTTCGCCGATCCGTACGCCGGCATTCTTGGCGCTTTCGCCATCCTCGTTGCGTTGCATCACAGACGTAATGGCGGCATTGGCCAACATGTTGACTTTTCGCAACAGGAAGCGGTAATGCAGATGGTCGGACCGTCCTACATGGACTACGTCCTCAATGGTCGTAGTGGCGGAACCAAGAGCAACGAGCATCCGCTCGCCGCTTGCGCGCCGCACGGCGTGTTTCCATGTGCGGGCGACGACCGCTGGATCAGCATTGCCGTGGTCACACAGGAGGAGTGGATGGGCTTGGTCACTGCCATGGGTGCGCCGGACTGGGCGCTCGCGGCAGAGTTCGCCAACGTGGCGGCACGTCTAGTCAATATCGATGACCTTCATTCTCGCATCGGTGCATGGACGACTGGCTTCGATGACCGCGTACTGGCGACCCGTCTGCAGGAACATGGCGTTGCTGCGGCGCCGGTATTAAACGTTGCGGACCTGCTCGCCGATCCTCACTATCGGGCGCGCCAGACCTATATCGAGGTGATCCATCCGCTCGGCTACAAGGAAACGATCTACGGCGCCTACGTCAAGACCAGCCGCAGCAAACCCGACGTCCGCCCCGGGCCTATGATAGGCGAGGACAACGAGAAGGTTTTCAGGAAGATCCTCGGCCTTTCCGAGGCGCGCTATAACGACCTGGTAGAGCGCCAGGTCATCTATTGA
- a CDS encoding TIGR03619 family F420-dependent LLM class oxidoreductase — MDNYPPAMAPWEPAAGGAEILRYAHTADKLSWDWLTIPEHLVMPVGMAEAMGTRFVEGLSAAAVLMGATERIHMLTYILALPYRHPLLLAKQIATIEFIAGGRFTLGTAVGHLEEEFKALGVPFDKRGKITDEYLRALKEAWTSDRPNFEGKYVNFKDVVIEPKPVQKPHPPIYIGGNSEAAMRRAVGLGDGWIPWLVTAETLPGCIEAMRKMPGWEAKEGRFEILVTTTAYNVDDHHQAKGDTSISGDRDSVLRELEGLQKAGATSVQVRPPKLDTLEQTLEWITWYDQEIIPQFR, encoded by the coding sequence TTGGACAACTATCCGCCGGCCATGGCACCTTGGGAGCCCGCGGCCGGCGGCGCCGAGATCCTACGATACGCACACACCGCAGACAAGCTCAGTTGGGACTGGCTGACCATTCCCGAGCATCTGGTTATGCCGGTCGGTATGGCCGAAGCTATGGGCACGCGCTTCGTCGAGGGGCTTTCTGCGGCGGCGGTGCTGATGGGTGCCACCGAGCGCATCCACATGCTCACCTACATCCTGGCCCTGCCTTATCGCCACCCTCTCTTGCTGGCCAAGCAGATCGCGACCATCGAATTCATCGCCGGCGGGCGCTTTACCTTGGGCACGGCGGTGGGTCACCTCGAAGAAGAATTCAAGGCTCTCGGCGTGCCTTTCGACAAGCGCGGCAAGATCACCGACGAGTACCTGCGGGCCCTGAAAGAGGCATGGACGTCCGATCGTCCGAACTTCGAGGGCAAATATGTGAATTTCAAGGATGTGGTCATCGAGCCCAAGCCGGTGCAGAAACCGCATCCGCCGATATACATCGGCGGCAATTCGGAGGCGGCAATGCGCCGCGCGGTCGGGCTTGGCGACGGCTGGATTCCCTGGCTGGTTACGGCGGAAACTCTGCCCGGCTGCATCGAAGCGATGCGCAAGATGCCGGGCTGGGAAGCCAAGGAAGGCCGGTTCGAGATTCTGGTCACTACCACCGCCTACAACGTCGACGACCACCACCAGGCCAAGGGTGATACCTCAATTTCCGGCGACCGCGACAGCGTATTGCGCGAACTTGAGGGCTTGCAGAAGGCCGGTGCTACATCGGTACAGGTGCGCCCTCCCAAGCTCGACACGCTGGAACAAACCCTGGAATGGATCACCTGGTACGACCAGGAAATCATTCCCCAATTCCGCTGA
- a CDS encoding long-chain-acyl-CoA synthetase, protein MDARAAVTARIKPGAEYTIADRLEERALTYSTRPFLYYGDITLSYAEVNARSNRLAHTLHVLGLRAGQVCALAMENRPDLFVIWFALSKLGVTAALLNTQIHGQPLQHALVEARTDAVIVGEECLASFADQEARLPLWLWPDPERPAAPELRALSALELRPLTAAATTENPSRAWRAGVLAGDTAVLVFTSGTTGMPKAAKYSHLRWLMVGDVMEVTLHTTCADVFYCFLPLYHGAAAVSLGSTALQCGSAIAIRRRFSAREFWKDVRRYGVTTMQYVGEICRYVLHQPANSDDRQHTLRRMTGTGMSAELWQRWVERFGAMDIFESWGATESNCNLINVDNHPGSCGRVPYWEKTNLRLIRYDAGSDRYPRDKEGRYVLCEPGEIGEAIGMVIDSPETGAGRFEGYTSTAATEQKILRNVFRDGDAWWRSGDLIRHDMDGYCWFVDRIGDTFRWKSENVSTMEVADALVGFPGLAFVTIYGVAVPEQEGRCGMAALVLHPGKTFDAEGFFKRTEESLPHYAVPQFVRLCAQVDMTTTYKLRKVDLQAQGYDSARCGDPVYVRDDEGRTYVPLSKEALERAGFAPFA, encoded by the coding sequence ATGGACGCGCGCGCTGCGGTGACGGCGCGCATCAAGCCAGGGGCCGAATACACGATCGCCGACCGGCTCGAGGAGCGGGCCCTGACTTATTCGACTCGCCCCTTCCTGTACTACGGCGACATCACGCTCAGCTACGCCGAGGTTAACGCGCGCTCCAACCGCCTGGCACATACGCTGCACGTGCTGGGTCTGCGCGCCGGCCAGGTCTGCGCCTTGGCCATGGAGAACCGGCCGGACCTGTTTGTCATCTGGTTCGCATTGTCCAAGCTTGGCGTCACTGCCGCGCTGCTCAATACTCAAATTCACGGCCAGCCACTGCAGCATGCGCTCGTGGAAGCCCGGACAGATGCAGTTATCGTCGGCGAGGAGTGCCTGGCAAGTTTTGCCGACCAGGAGGCGCGGTTGCCCTTATGGCTTTGGCCCGATCCTGAAAGGCCCGCGGCGCCCGAGCTGCGCGCCTTGTCTGCTTTGGAGCTACGTCCCCTCACCGCTGCGGCAACTACCGAAAACCCTTCGCGTGCTTGGCGCGCCGGCGTGTTGGCGGGGGACACCGCAGTATTGGTATTCACCTCGGGGACGACGGGCATGCCGAAAGCGGCGAAATACAGCCACCTACGCTGGCTGATGGTCGGCGATGTGATGGAGGTCACACTGCACACTACGTGCGCCGACGTCTTCTATTGTTTCCTACCGCTCTACCATGGCGCGGCCGCAGTTTCTCTCGGTTCGACGGCTCTGCAGTGCGGCAGCGCCATCGCCATCCGCCGCCGTTTCAGTGCGCGAGAATTCTGGAAGGATGTGCGCCGCTATGGCGTCACCACCATGCAGTATGTCGGCGAGATCTGCCGTTACGTGTTGCACCAGCCGGCCAACAGCGATGACCGGCAGCATACCCTGCGCCGCATGACCGGCACCGGCATGAGCGCGGAATTGTGGCAGCGCTGGGTCGAGCGTTTCGGAGCCATGGATATTTTCGAGAGCTGGGGAGCCACGGAATCGAACTGCAACCTGATCAATGTTGATAACCATCCCGGCTCATGCGGCCGCGTGCCTTACTGGGAGAAGACTAATTTGCGCCTGATACGCTACGATGCGGGCAGCGACAGGTATCCTCGCGACAAGGAAGGACGTTACGTTTTGTGCGAGCCTGGCGAGATCGGCGAGGCAATTGGCATGGTCATCGACAGCCCAGAAACCGGCGCGGGACGTTTCGAGGGCTACACATCGACAGCGGCGACAGAGCAGAAGATTCTGCGCAATGTGTTTCGCGACGGCGACGCTTGGTGGCGTTCGGGCGATTTGATCCGCCATGACATGGATGGCTACTGCTGGTTCGTTGACCGGATAGGGGACACCTTCCGCTGGAAAAGCGAAAACGTGTCAACCATGGAAGTGGCTGACGCTCTGGTGGGGTTCCCCGGACTGGCGTTTGTGACTATTTACGGTGTGGCAGTCCCGGAGCAGGAAGGCCGCTGCGGCATGGCCGCTCTGGTGCTGCATCCGGGCAAGACTTTTGATGCGGAGGGCTTCTTTAAGCGCACCGAAGAGAGCCTGCCGCACTACGCGGTGCCGCAGTTCGTGCGCCTCTGCGCTCAGGTGGACATGACCACTACCTACAAGTTGCGCAAGGTCGACCTACAGGCCCAGGGCTACGATTCCGCGCGTTGCGGCGATCCGGTCTATGTGCGCGACGACGAAGGCAGGACCTATGTGCCCCTCTCGAAGGAGGCGTTGGAGCGCGCCGGGTTTGCGCCCTTCGCGTGA
- a CDS encoding enoyl-CoA hydratase/isomerase family protein, translating to MSDELKYIRFEIDEGVGIITLNRPEKLNALNWELAEEMAGLLSDLRTRDEVRCLVLTGAGRSFCAGGDVDWISGKEDRPMPGTSDPLRPIPRHQRKTPGGPFFEVTRQLILVDKPVIAAIQGHAVGGGLAWALACDRRFADQTTKMAAIFANIGVAPDCGLSYFLPRLVGRSNALMLVETAKMVKADEARQLGLIDELVPEGQALTAALEYAKLIAGKASAAVDMARRLIHLSDHFTLEEMLDYEGLAGVVIASTLDAREGTMAFLEKRKAVFRGV from the coding sequence ATGAGCGACGAATTGAAGTACATTCGCTTCGAGATCGACGAGGGCGTTGGCATCATTACTCTCAACCGACCCGAGAAGCTCAACGCCCTCAACTGGGAACTGGCCGAGGAAATGGCCGGCCTGCTGAGCGACCTGCGCACGCGTGACGAAGTGCGCTGCTTGGTACTGACCGGAGCTGGGCGGTCGTTCTGTGCCGGCGGCGATGTCGACTGGATTTCCGGCAAGGAGGATAGGCCCATGCCCGGCACCTCCGACCCATTGCGCCCCATCCCGCGCCATCAACGCAAGACGCCGGGAGGCCCTTTTTTCGAGGTTACGCGCCAGTTGATCCTCGTTGACAAGCCGGTGATCGCTGCCATTCAGGGCCACGCGGTCGGCGGCGGCTTGGCCTGGGCGCTGGCGTGCGACCGCCGCTTTGCGGACCAGACGACGAAGATGGCTGCCATCTTTGCCAACATCGGCGTGGCACCGGATTGTGGCTTGTCCTATTTTCTGCCGCGCCTGGTGGGTCGCTCGAACGCCCTCATGCTGGTCGAGACGGCGAAAATGGTGAAAGCCGATGAAGCGCGGCAACTGGGCCTGATCGACGAACTGGTGCCCGAAGGTCAGGCCCTCACGGCGGCGCTGGAATATGCCAAACTGATTGCCGGGAAAGCCAGCGCAGCGGTGGACATGGCGCGGCGGCTGATCCACTTGTCCGACCATTTCACCCTGGAAGAGATGCTCGACTACGAAGGCCTGGCCGGCGTGGTCATCGCTTCTACGCTCGATGCCAGAGAGGGGACCATGGCATTCCTGGAGAAGCGCAAAGCAGTGTTCCGCGGCGTATGA